Proteins found in one Sorghum bicolor cultivar BTx623 chromosome 1, Sorghum_bicolor_NCBIv3, whole genome shotgun sequence genomic segment:
- the LOC8067116 gene encoding ripening-related protein 3: protein MATTTIARRLSTALLALAAILPVALATFPHRALLQSCQPNGSIRGKSGSCNPDNDSECCEDGKRYTTFACSPPVTARTRATLTLNSFEKGRDGGGASSCTGTFFDDDVKVVALSTGWFNKGKRCKNSIVIRASNGRSVTAMVVDECDSLHGCDNDHNFEPPCASNIVDGSPAVWKALGLNTDDGEVPITWSEA from the coding sequence ATGGCTACCACAACCATAGCTCGTCGTCTCTCCACCGCGCTCCTGGCGCTCGCGGCCATCCTTCCCGTTGCTCTTGCCACCTTCCCCCACCGCGCGCTCCTCCAGTCCTGCCAGCCCAACGGCTCCATCCGCGGCAAGTCCGGCAGCTGCAACCCTGACAACGACTCCGAGTGCTGTGAGGACGGGAAGCGCTACACGACGTTCGCCTGCTCGCCGCCGGTGACGGCCCGCACCCGCGCCACGCTCACGCTCAACAGCTTCGAGAAGGGgagggacggcggcggcgcgtccAGCTGCACAGGCACGTTCTTCGACGACGACGTGAAGgtggtggcgctgtccacgGGGTGGTTCAACAAAGGGAAGCGGTGCAAGAATAGCATCGTGATCAGGGCGAGCAACGGCAGGTCCGTGACGGCCATGGTCGTAGACGAGTGCGACTCTCTCCACGGCTGCGACAATGACCACAACTTCGAGCCCCCGTGCGCCAGCAACATCGTAGATGGGTCCCCGGCAGTGTGGAAGGCGCTCGGGCTCAACACCGACGATGGGGAGGTGCCCATCACCTGGTCCGAGGCGTGA